The region AGCATCGTTCGGTTGAACTTGTTTACCCCAACGGGTCAACATCGAATCGGCAACGGGCGACCATGCGTGTTCGGCGGCTCGGCCGGGGTGAGTCGCAAACAAAGCGATCGCGATGAACAACGTGGCGTTCACGCGAGAAAGACTTCGGTGATCGATCATCAAAAAATGCGGGGACGAGAGGAGGATTCGAAAGGCGGGAATGCAAAACATCATAGCCGCACCGCCTTGCACCAGGGAGCGAATCGCGACGCCTTAAACGCTTTGACGACGAATCTCAATTAGCTTCTAAGCAGTTGAACACGAATGATTCGGATTAAGTCATTTCACTCTCCAAGCGGGAGGGTGTTATCCAGATGCTTCAATCCAAAGACTCGTATTTACTTGCTTCGTTAGGATTGAAACCCGTGTCGTCACAAAAAAACGACCGCTCGTTGGTTTAACGAGCGATCGTTCGGTTGGTCGTCTGATCGGTTGAGACCAGAAATCTGTTCAGATCAGGGAATTAGATTTCCCAGCCTTCGCGATACTCGCGCGAGATAAACTCGTTGACCGCAGGAGTGTTCGTGCTCTTGATGTTCTCGGCATCCCATTCGATCCGTTGGCCCTCGCCGGCGCGGAGTGCCAAGTTGCCAACCAGGATCGTTTCGGTCAGGCGACCGGCGTAATCAAAGTTTGACATCGTACCGGGTTCGTATTCGCCTTTGACCGAGGCGACGAACTCCCACTTTTGACGCAAATCATTGTTGCCCTTGAACGGAATTCGTGGCAACGTTTGCTCGGGAAGTTCGTAGTCGGCGTATTGATCGCGCGGCAGCAACACGTAGCGAGCGCCGTAATCGTTCTCGCTGAACAACATGCCCTCGCTGCCGACCACCAACGCACCGCTGTTCTTCTTGCCGCCGGCGCGTTGCTCGGCGATCTTCTTTTGGTAACGCGATGGCAGTTGGCTGATCAAATCGTCGGAGGGCAATTCGCCGCCGTCATACCAATGGAACTTACAAGCCGGCAGTCCTTCGCGTTCGGGGAATTCGAATACGATTGAGCTACTCGCCGGATAGCTTTCGCCCTCGACGATGCCGGGATTCTTGACCGCCGTGACGGCGACCGGATCCCATAGCTTGAGCGCCATGACGGGCATGTTGGTGGTGTGGCAAGCCATGTCGCCAAGTGCACCGGTGCCGAAGTCGACCCAACCGCGCCAGTTAAATGAGTGATAGGCGGCCTTCTTGAACGGTCGCATCGGTGCCGGTCCGATCCAGGCATCCCAGTTCAATGTGTCCGGCACAGGATCTTCACCCGCGGGACGTCCTTGGCCTTGCGGCCAGACCGGACGGTTCGACCAAACGTGGACTTCGCTCACGTCACCGATCGCGCCACTACGAATCACCTCGACGGCTTCACGCAGGCCGTCTTCGCTCGTCCCCTGGTTGCCCATTTGAGTGACGACGCCGGTTTCTTTGGCGACGTCTCGCATCAGGCGAGCTTCACCAATTGACCACGTCAGTGGCTTTTGGCAGTAAACGTGTTTCTTCATTCGCATCGCTCGCACGGCCGCGGCGGCATGCGTGTGGTCCGGAGTGCTGACGGTTACGATGTCGACCTTATCACCAAGCTTTTCCAGCATCTCGCGGAAGTCCGAGAACTTTTCAGCGTCGGGATGATCCAAGGCCTTCTTTTCTAAGAAGATCGAATCGACATCGCACAAACCAACCAGATTGACGCCGTGTTCGGCGATGTGACTGGCGTCGCTACTTCCTTTGCCGCCGACTCCGATACAGGCAGCGCTCAAACCTTGAAGTGCCGAATCCTGCGCCCGAAGTTGTTTCGAAGTCCCGGTCCAATAGCCCACTCCAATGGCACCCGCCGCTGCGGTTTGCCCCAGGAAGGTACGACGATTCGTCTGCTTGGTCATTCAATTAGTTCCTCAGAAGGAGTCAGGAGGGTGGTTGCGTGGATGGGAGTCTACGCAAATCGTTGGCGAGCCTGAAACGTCGGCCCGGCCAAAAACGAAGTCCGCACCGATTACGTTCACTTTGCAGCCTAGAAAGAATAACCGTCGGGATCGCAAATCACAACGTTTTGACGCTGTAGTTCGTTGTCAACTTGTTAATCATTTGTCAACATGACCAGTCAAGGCAAAAAGTCGGGCGTTCCCTGGGGAGGGTGAAAACCACACGACCGAAAGCGAGAGTTTCATGATTCCCCCCCCCCTAAAATTCTTGAAAATAGCGTCATTCCCCGAAAAAAATAGATTCTGACCCCGCATCCGCTTCCCACCTCAACCCCTATCAAACTCATGACCCGATCGATCTTTCATCGCAAACGCGGCCCCATCGTGTTTGCCGTTGCCCTGTCATTCGCTGCCGTCGGCGGATGCGAACGTCAAGCCGACACGGCGTCGACCGGCCAGCCTGAATCGGCCGTGCCCGCAGGTCCCGAAACAACTGCGGACGAAAAGCCGGCTCCGAAACCCGATGATGCCGCGGCCATTAAAACGCTTGAAGACGTCGGATTCGATCTCGAAAAAGATGATCAGGGCAATGTGCTTTCCTTCGGCATCGCGAGTGAAAAAGATATCAGCGAGTCGTTCTCCGCTCTCGCCGGACTGAATCACGTTCAAGAAGGTTTGTTCAGTGGCCCCGGGATCGACGACAAGGGAATGGAAGTTCTTTCGGAACTTCAAACACTCAAACGACTCGACTTTACCGATTCGGCGATTACCGACAAAACCCTCGAACCGATCGCAAAGATTCCGGGGTTAGAAGTCCTGAAACTACGTCGTGTCGCGGTCACCAAAGATGGCCTCGCGAAGTTAAAGCCGCTGCAAAAACTCCGCATGATCGACCTGCGTAACACGACCGTCGGTGATGAAGGCGTCAAAGAAGTCGTCGCCCTAAAATCGCTTGTCGATGTTCAACTCGAAAAAACTCAAATCACCGACACCGCCGTCGAACACCTCACCGCCCTGAAGCTCAAATCATTCAATGCGAATGCTTGCCGCAGCTTGACCGACGCGACGCTCGAGTCACTTGGAAAAATCTCGACGCTGCAACAAGTGCAACTGGATTACTCATCGATCACCGATGCGGGGATGAAACATCTGGCAGACCTCTCTGATCTCAAACGAGTTCGCATCCGTGGCTGCTTCGTTACCGACAAAGGCATCGAAGCGATGGGAAGCGGTGCCAAGATTGAACGCATGGAATTACGCGACACATCGATCACCGGCG is a window of Roseiconus lacunae DNA encoding:
- a CDS encoding Gfo/Idh/MocA family protein — encoded protein: MTKQTNRRTFLGQTAAAGAIGVGYWTGTSKQLRAQDSALQGLSAACIGVGGKGSSDASHIAEHGVNLVGLCDVDSIFLEKKALDHPDAEKFSDFREMLEKLGDKVDIVTVSTPDHTHAAAAVRAMRMKKHVYCQKPLTWSIGEARLMRDVAKETGVVTQMGNQGTSEDGLREAVEVIRSGAIGDVSEVHVWSNRPVWPQGQGRPAGEDPVPDTLNWDAWIGPAPMRPFKKAAYHSFNWRGWVDFGTGALGDMACHTTNMPVMALKLWDPVAVTAVKNPGIVEGESYPASSSIVFEFPEREGLPACKFHWYDGGELPSDDLISQLPSRYQKKIAEQRAGGKKNSGALVVGSEGMLFSENDYGARYVLLPRDQYADYELPEQTLPRIPFKGNNDLRQKWEFVASVKGEYEPGTMSNFDYAGRLTETILVGNLALRAGEGQRIEWDAENIKSTNTPAVNEFISREYREGWEI
- a CDS encoding leucine-rich repeat domain-containing protein, with amino-acid sequence MTRSIFHRKRGPIVFAVALSFAAVGGCERQADTASTGQPESAVPAGPETTADEKPAPKPDDAAAIKTLEDVGFDLEKDDQGNVLSFGIASEKDISESFSALAGLNHVQEGLFSGPGIDDKGMEVLSELQTLKRLDFTDSAITDKTLEPIAKIPGLEVLKLRRVAVTKDGLAKLKPLQKLRMIDLRNTTVGDEGVKEVVALKSLVDVQLEKTQITDTAVEHLTALKLKSFNANACRSLTDATLESLGKISTLQQVQLDYSSITDAGMKHLADLSDLKRVRIRGCFVTDKGIEAMGSGAKIERMELRDTSITGEALGRIAKYPKLTYLDLGECRRIQSEGFKNLAGATGLTYVGFWETKLNDEAMQALGGLTELTDLDARDTELGDEAVDTILKFKKLTKLDLSGNQMMTDDGFAKLAQLPNLKWLGVANSNIGYDAFDELEKKEDLEIVE